The DNA window GGTGGCAATGGCGGCAGCCGGGGCTCGGGGGGCGGCGGCGATGGCGGTAGCCGGGGTTCGGGCAGCGGCGTCGGCAGTGGCGGTGGCGAGGGCTCCAACGTCGGCGGTACCGGTGGCGCGAACCGGGGCAAGCTCTATACCAATCAGGAGAGCATTGCCGTGGTTAGGGCGTGGGATGCCATCACATCGGACCCCgtggtgggcaccgatcagCCCGAGtggagcttttggaggcgcgtcatgaTGGCGTACGAAGAGTTCAAACCCGACGGCGCCGATaagcgcgacccagaacagctccgAAAAAAGTGGAGCAGGATTCTGCGGGCTACCAAGCGGTTCGCGTCCATTTACCAGAACAACCTTCTAcacgctgagagtggccgcAGCGAAACAGACGTGAAAGCCCTGTCGATGGGTCAATACAACAcggagggctggccgaagttcaccctgtgggaggagtatctggtcctcgcggattgtccaAAATTCAAGTCCATCGTGGCGCGAGAGGTCAACACAACTCCTGGGCCGAAGCGTACAAAGCACAACCTTGtcggggactacagcagcggaaGCGGCTCGCACTCGTTCGATCAGcccgacgagcaagtcgaagagccagccgcTACACACACTAGGCGAGGACGGCCCCCgggacaacaggcctctatccgcagcgccagaggggcTAGAAGTGCCTCCCGCTAAACGTCGGCCTCGTCTGGATCTCGCATGAGGTCTTGAGAGATAACatagatgtgcagttgatgcaagaactgcaagacgtatgcagcaAATACGCAGCGGAATCCgacccgtacgtcaggaacgtctactagaggctcatcactcggattgagagTCGGCTGAGGTTGGTTGAAGATGCTCCTGGGGAAACCGCAgccggcagcagcgagggaggaggaggaggagaagaagaagaagacgaggaagccgactccgacaccgagtagaaaAGTGGCagagtttttagttgtatttattttaaatattcgttgtataattttacccttttgcaatacaacgaatattcaggtccaattacctcgttttctaattatttacattgcgatgattttaattatacttgattgaaataaaaaacattttaaaatgaaaattgattataaaatttgggagctattggaagtgtccacaatagtggcggaaacaaaattttggggctatggacaaaaactggggcggggctattggggtgtccgccttatagtggacaccctaaggtATACAAGCAGCCTGA is part of the Salvia splendens isolate huo1 chromosome 22, SspV2, whole genome shotgun sequence genome and encodes:
- the LOC121786677 gene encoding keratin-3, type I cytoskeletal 51 kDa-like — translated: MGLLSSGVPDTPTERGGRCGGGGGRGGGGNGGSRGSGGGGDGGSRGSGSGVGSGGGEGSNVGGTGGANRGKLYTNQESIAVVRAWDAITSDPVVGTDQPEWSFWRRVMMAYEEFKPDGADKRDPEQLRKKWSRILRATKRFASIYQNNLLHAESGRSETDVKALSMVDARTARRMQQIRSGIRPVRQERLLEAHHSD